The genome window CCCTTGCAATACCGAAACGCATCGCCAGCATAATCCCGCTTCCCACAAGCCCGCCTGCCGCTGCTCCCGGCGTAAACGCCAGAGTGCAGATCGTCACCAGAGCGGGTATGATAAAGTCGTAATTCATACAAAGAATGATGACGCACCCCAGCACATAGAACGCTGCCATGAACGGCACCAGCCTCTCACACACATTCGCAATCGCCTTGATTCCCCCGAAAATAACCAGCGCCGTCGCGGCAGCGACCACAACGCCGACAATCCACGGAGCAATCCCCAGATTCTCTTTACATACGGTAGCGATTGCATTCACCTGCGTCGCACAGCCGATTCCAAACGACGCAAACGCCGCAAAAAACGCGAACAACAGTGCCAGTATTCTGCCAATCTTCTTATACTTCAATCCATATTCCAACGCGTACATGGCGCCGCCCTGCATACGGCCGTCCTCCGTCTTCACACGGTACTTTACCGCAATCAGAGATTCGCTGTACTTTGTCGCAATTCCAAAAACACCGGTGAGCCAGCACCAAAGGACCGCTCCCGGGCCGCCCAGCGCCACAGCCGTACCGACACCGATAATATTTCCCGTGCCGATCGTCGACGCCAGCGCCGTAGTCAGAGCGCCGAACTGGCTTACCTCGCCTTCCGCCTCCGGATCTTTGGCGACCGAAAGACGGATACCAGTAAAAATCTTCCTCTGAATAATCCCCGTCCGAAACGTCAGAAACACATGCGTCCCGAGGAGAAGGAAGATCATCGGCCAGCCCCACACCACATCATTGATTGCTTTCACCACACTATTTACCACATCATACATATGTAATAACCCTCCTACTACTCATTTCTAAAATGCAGGTTCCAAAAAAACGAACATTTCTACCATTTTATACAATTTTTTTCGGATTATCAATATAAATGTGCGGTTTATTCGAAATTTTTCTATTATTATATATTTCCGTAAAACTTTCGGTCCCTATTGTACAAACACGAAATATCTATCGCACTTAATGTCATGAAAATAGCATTCTTCTTTTGTTATGATGAGTTCATAGATATCGTCCCCCATCTTTGTATCATTGAGACAGTTCCGATAATAGTAAATCCCTTCCTGATGCGCCTTCACCTTCTCCATGATATCCTCTACGACCTGGCCAATCTTCATACCTTCCACTCTTGACGGGGTCCATCTCCGGAGCATTCCGCGCACCTGGCTCTTATTCAGCTTTACTTTGACCGCCCCATAGAAGCGTCTCGGAAATACCTCATCTTTGTCCAGTCCGCACATATCGACCACCTTGTCAAAAAGTTCCGCATGCTTGCGGTAATCCATTCCCATCTCCAGATACGCCTGAATCTGAATCAACGCCCCGGTCAAATATTCTTCCAGCGGATTACACGCATAATAATCAAGAATCTGCTCAATACTCAATAGTAACGTCTTCTCACGCGGAACTCCCAGCCTCGCCCCCATACTCGTCGCCAGTTTTGCCGCCTCGATCTCTGCTCTGTACTGTTCCATATCCATATCCAGTTCCTCCTTTTTTTATTTGCTCCATTTTATTCTGATACTTTTCGTCTTAACCCGTCCTCTGGAAACGCAGAACGACATGATACTGCTTTTATCATATCAACAATTGTGTGTTTTTGTAAATACAACTTGCACTATATGCCATTCTATTTTGTTTTTTTAATGCTACACTAAATAAGAGAGGTGTACTTATGGAAAATCAGCAAAATTTTTTTGGAGACCGTGTGAAACAAGCGCGCAAAAATGCCGGGCTCACACAGGCTGAACTGGCAGAAAAAGTGAATATGGACGTTACTACCATCAGCAGAATCGAGAACGGCGCGCAATTTACGCCCTTTCCCAGTATGTTGAATTTTTCCAAAGCTCTTAATGTGCATTTTGACTATTTAATCTGCGACTATCTGGAAGCGGGGCCCGATCTTAGCAATCCGCTGGATTCGAAGATTTTGGATATCATATCACCTCTGCCCGATAATTACAAGTTATTTATTCTGAAAGAGATTCAAAATCTCATTCAGCACTTCCCTACCGGAGAATAATATACTCCCTTTCCATATCAATAGTACCTAATAACTCTATTGTAGTGGAAAGGGAATTTTTTTGATGATTTATTTAACACTTAAAAATGCAACCGCCTTCACGCGGGCTATGCATAATCGCACGAAGTATGTTTTATTCCATATGAAAATGCCATGTATCTTCGTGCGAAGCAAAAAAAGAACTGCCTATGCAGTTCTTATAAGAGCGACAGACGGGACTCGAACCCGCGACCTCCACCTTGGCAAGGTGGCGTACTACCAACTGTACTACTATCGCATAAGTTATTTTGTTTTCTCTTGTGTTCCTCGGAACAATATATACTATACACGATGAACCGGGATTTGTCAACAAAAAAACGAAATTTTTTAATGTTTTTCTTTTTTATGTTTTTTTGTAATTTTTCGGAATATTCTGTAAAATAGAATGAGCTCTCGCACGCTCTTCACGCGCAAACGGGCTGCGCAGCAGCAATTTTAAGTAAAATAGAAAAGAGAGGCCCAGCCTTTTCGCTTCTGCCTCTCTTCTCATTCTCACTTACTATTCCGTCTTTGCCAGTTCAAGTCCCAATTCTTCAAGCTGTTTCGTATCAACAGCGGCCGGTGCCTCTGTCATCAGGTCGGAGGCGTCCTTCACCTTCGGGAAAGCAATCACATCACGGATACTATCCTGTTTTGCCATCAGCATCACCAGACGGTCCAGACCATACGCAAGTCCTGCGTGCGGCGGTACTCCATACTTGAACGCATTAAGAAGGAATCCGAACTGTTCATTCGCCTGCTCCGGCGTAAATCCAAGCACCTCGAACATCTTGCTCTGAATCTCCTGATTGAAGATTCTCACACTTCCTCCACCAATCTCGTTGCCGTTCAGCACGATGTCATAAGCCTTCGCGCGAACTCTGCCCGGATCAGAGTCAATATACTGAAGATCCTCTTCCATCGGCATGGTAAACGGGTGATGCATTGCCGTAAAACGATTCTGCTCCTCGCTCCACTCCAGAAGCGGGAATTCCGTGATCCAGATGAATTTATACTCGTTCTTATCCAGAAGTTCCATCTGACGGGCCAGCTCCAGACGAAGCGCGCCCAGCACATCCCAGACAACTTTATTCTTATCAGCGGCAAACAGAAGCAAATCTCCGTTTTCTCCGCCCATCGCCTGGATCAGTGCGCTCATCTCCTCTTCCTTCATAAACTTGGAGAAGGAAGATTTCACGGTGCCGTCTTCCTGGAGCGCAATATACGCCAGCCCCTTTGCGCCATAGTCCTTCGCAAAAGCTACCAGTTTATCAATTTTTTTTCGCGGCATCGCGCCCTGTCCTTTGGCGTTGATACCGCGCACAGAACCGCCATTTTCAATCGCTCCTTTGAATACTGCGAACTCGCAGTCCTTCACGACCTCAGTCACATTCTGAAGCTCCATTCCAAAACGGATATCCGGCTTGTCTGAGCCATAGCGGTCCATCGCTTCCTGCCAGGTCATTCTCTGAATCGGGAGCTGTACTTCGATTCCCAGAACCTCACTAAATAATTTTGCCAATAGTCTCTCATTGACATCGATGACGTCATCTACATCCACGAAAGACAATTCCATATCGATCTGCGTAAATTCCGGCTGACGGTCCGCGCGCAGATCCTCGTCACGGAAGCATTTGACGATCTGGAAATATCTGTCATAACCGGAACACATCAAAAGCTGTTTAAAAATCTGCGGAGACTGGGGAAGTGCATAGAAATTTCCCGGGTGCACACGGCTCGGCACCAGGTAGTCTCTCGCCCCCTCCGGCGTACTCTTGATGAGGAACGGAGTCTCAATTTCCAGGAAGCCTTCCTCCGAAAGGAACTGGCGGGTCAGAGTTGCCACCTTGCTCCTCATCATCAGATTTCTCTGGATATCCGGTCTTCTGAGGTCGAGGAAACGGTATTTGAGGCGCAGTTCTTCCTTAGTTTTGGAATTCTCTTCAATCGGAAATGGTGGCGTCTCGGACTCAGATAAAATCCGCAGTTCTTCAGGTCTGATCTCGATCGCGCCCGTTGCAATATTATTGTTTACCGCACCGGAACGTGCCTCCACGGTTCCCACCACGGCAACCACAAATTCGCTCCGCAGCTTTGCCGCTTTTTCCAGAATCATTTTGTCGGTGCTCTCCTCCTCAAACACGACCTGCACCAGGCCGGAACGGTCGCGCACATCAACAAAGATGAGTCCTCCTTTATTTCTGTTCTTCTGCACCCATCCCATGATGGTAACTTTTTCGCCGATATTCGCCTCAGTAAGCTCCGCACAGCGGTGCGTTCTCCTAAGGCCCATCATTGATTCTGCCATGATATTTTCCTCCTGTTTTCCTCATACTTATTCTTTCTGGGCTTATCGTAATCCGGAAGGCGCATTTCCATACGCCTGCATCTAAAATCCCCTACAGAGACATTACCGAATCCTTATAGCAGTCTACGATATTCTCATATCCGTCAGCGATCATCTGATCCTTCTGGAATTTTTTATTTTTCTTCATGTTCGCGATCAGCACCTGCTTTCCTTCCTCGCGGTCCTTCTTCGCCATCTCCAGAACCTTCAGCACGCCTTCCTTCGGCATTCCCTTCTCCAAAAGATAGGCCTTCTTCTCCCTTTTTGTCGGAAGCTCATAGCCATTCTCCAAAAGCAGCATTACAATACGCTCAAATCCTATGGAAAATCCACATGCCGGCGTATCCTGGCCGGTAAATTTGCCGATCATCTTGTCGTACCGTCCGCCTCCTGCGACAGAGCCGCCGAACTCGTCCATCGTCACCTCAAAAATCGTTCCGGTATAGTAAGACTGCCCGCGCACCAAAGTCGGGTCGAACTTCATCCTGAAATCCGCTTCCTTTGCGGCTTCCACGCTGGAAATGATCATTTCCATGCTCTCCGCCACCTTCTCGTCCAAAAAGCCTGCCAGCTTCTCCTTTAAGAAACGGATTCCCTCCACATCCGGGCTGATCTCGTCAAACAGTTTCAGGTAGGTGTCCACGTTCTCCTGCGTGTAGCCCATCTCCTGAAGCTCTGCACCAACGCCCTCTGCCCCGATTTTGTCCATCTTATCCAAAATGATGAAGACCTCATCAAAATCTTCTTCCCGGAAACCGCTGTATGCCGCCATAGCCTTTAAAATGTTGCGGTCATTAATGCATACGGTAAAATTGTGAAAATCCATCTTTCCAAGCATCGTGGTGGTCGCCAGGATCAGCTCGATCTCCGCTAAGTTTCCCGGCTCTCCAAGGATATCAATGTCACACTGCATGAACTGGCGGAACCGTCCTCTCTGCGGGCGGTCTGCACGCCACACATTTCCAATCTGCATCGCTTTAAACGGAGACGGCAGCTCATTTGCATGGTTCGCATAATATCTCGCCAGCGGAACCGTCAGGTCATAGCGGAGCCCGCCGTCCACCAGATCGATCTCTTCTTTTGCCTGATCGATCTTCAGCTTATCACCGCGCTTTAAAATCTTAAAAATCAATTTTTCATTGTCACCGCCCTGCTTGCTGCACAGGTTCTCGATATGCTCCACACAGGGAGTTTCCATTGAGGTAAATCCAAAGGTTTTATAGGTATCCTTGATCATCTGGATCACATAATCCCTGATCTCCATCTCCTTCGGGAGCATGTCCTTCATACCGGTGACCGGTTTCTTTTTTAACGCCATAACCATTCTCCTTTTCGTTCTATCATCTCGTCAAGCCGCGAAATATACTCTCCTACGTCCTTGACATTCTCAATTCTGATCATATTCGTCTTTCGGCCGTTCCTGCTGCCCGGCGCGTCGATTTCATAGGGAAGCACCACCTTGGTAGAAGCACCCGCCCCTGCCGCTATGATGGATTGTTTTTCTTCCATAATAAGTATATTGTATATTCCGGCTTTGTCAACCTTTGCATAGCCTACATTTTCAAAATTTCCGGCAATATTTTTCTGACGGTAGAGATAATAGGGCGCAAGACCCATCTCTTTTGCGCAATCGGCTGCCATATCGATCATTTCTTCCAATTCTCTTGCCATCTGCGTATTGTTGATTTCTTCATCTGCTTTAAGCGAGGGGTCCGCTCCCCTGGCGCTTTCATTTTGCATAGCCTTCTGCCGCTCTATTTTTTCCCTTGTCAGTCTCGATCCGTGCTTCATCGCAAGAGCGTGTACGGTCAGGCTGTCCGGGGAAAGCTCCCTGATCTGCCGGAGCGTATCCTTCATCTCCTCCGGATGCTCTCCCGGGAGACCTGCAATCAGATCCATATTGATATTGTCAAACCCGATCTGCCTTGCCATATGAAATACATTTACCACATCTTCCACCGTATGCCGCCGGCCAATCACGTCCAGTGTCCTCTGTTGCATGGTCTGCGGATTGATCGAGATTCTGCCCACGCCATGGCGGTAGATGACTTCTAGTTTCTCCTTTGTAATACTGTCCGGCCGTCCTGCCTCTATGGTAAACTCTTTCAGATCTGCGAAAGAGAAATTCCTCTCCAGGTGAGTGAGGACCCTGTCCATCTGCGCCGCACTCAGGGTCGTAGGGGTGCCTCCGCCCATATAGACCGTGTTCAGCTTTTTCTCTTTGGAGACCTCCGCGATATAGGAGAGCTCTTTTAGCAGCGCGTCCACATACTCGTCCATTCGGCTCTGCCATTTTGCGACCGGATAGGAGGTGAAGGAACAATAGCTGCATGTCGTCGGACAGAACGGAATTCCGATATACAGGCTGTATCCGTTCTGATAATCCAGCTTTTCAAGCTGCGCCTTCTCTCTTCTTGCAATCTCGATTCCAAGCCTTGCCTTTTTCTCACTGACCACATAGGTATCCTGCATGAAATCAATAATCTCCTGCTCGCTTCGCCCCTCTTCCAGCTTCTCCATGATCATCTTCGTGGGACGCACGCCTGTCATATCTCCCCAGGCATGCTCCTCCCCCGTCATTTCCGAGAGCAACTTATATAGTTTTTTATTAATATAGCGTTTCTGTTCTCTCTTATCCTCTATCGCCTCTATTTCCGAAAATGCAACTTCAAATCTTAAGTTCGCTTGGCGGCCGAGACAAAGGTCCACCGGACCTTTGCTTAGGCATGCCGAGCCACCGAGATGAATGTCCACTGGACATTCACTTAGGTTCGCTTGGCGGCAGAAAAAACAAGAATCACGATCGAATTCTATCTGTATCAGTGATTCTTGTTCCGGTTCCACCGTCTGGTTTATCTCGGCATCCGGAAAGAACGATTTCACAATATGGTACATATCATAGGTGAAACGCTCATTCTGACATTTAATCTGAATCATGCCATGAAACCTCTTTACTTTCTATATTATATTCCTACACAAATGGATTATTGACCTTCTCATTTCCGATCGTAGTCGCTCCCATGTGTCCCGGATATACGACCGTCTCATCCGGCAGAAGGAACAGCTTCTCCTTGATTGAGCGGATCAACGCCGAAGTGCTGCTGGTCGCGAAATCGGATCTGCCTACTGAGCAGCAGAACAGCGTGTCGCCGCTGAACAGTATATTCTCCTCTGCAACATAGTAGCATACGCCGCCTGCCGTATGCCCCGGCGTATGAATCACTTTGAAATCTCTTCCCAGCAGATGGAACACATCTCCATCATGTATCACATCTCCGCCCGCATAGCTGTAGCCTGCGGTATAGACGGTAGACTCGTTGAGCTGCGGCGTGTGAAGAAGCTCCAGATCCTCTTCCTCCACATACACCGGCATCTTACCATAAAGCTGAATCAGCTTGTCGATTCCCATAATGTGGTCAAAATGCGCATGCGTCAGAAGAATCGCTTTGAGCTGAATCCCCTGCTCATCAATATAGCTGATCAGTTTGCGGGGCGCAGCCGCCGGGTCCACAATGACGCCCTCTTTCGTCTCCTCATCCCAAACGAGATAACAGTTGGTACTGATGATGCCCGTTACAATAATATCTACTTTCATCTTATCTATCCTCACTGCTTTTTACGTATTTTATTCTTTCACTTCAAACGATCTCTGGCTGCAATATAATTTCAGAATGCACCGCATACCATGCTAGCCCACCGCGCGCTCAATATCCAGCACGCCCTGAAGCTGCCTGAGTTTCTCGATCACTTTTCCCAATTCATCTCTTCCCTGGACAATAAATCCGGTCTCAATCGTCGCAGTTCCCTGTTTGCTGGTGCGGACATTCATGGATTTCACGTCAATATTCATCTCTGTGAACACCTTGGACATATCCATCAAAAGTCCCTGTCTGTCGTGGGCATACATCTTGATCTCGGCCAGATAGCTTCCAGTTCCCTCACCTTCCGCCGGTTTCTCCCACTCGGCCGGAATCAGCCTAACTCGTTCCTGCTCGGACAAATGAATCATATTGACACAATCCGTCCGGTGAATCGACATTCCACGCCCCCGGGTAATAAATCCAACAATCTCATCTCCCGGAACCGGATTGCAGCAGCGTGAAAAACGAACCGCCATATCGTCGATTCCTTTGACCACAATCCCGCTCTTCGACTTGGTCACATGAACCCGGTTCTTGGCCGCCTCAGCCACCTTCTCCAGAACACTCTCGTCCGTCATTTCCTTCCGGTGATCTTTACTGTACTCTTCCGCCAGCCGGTTCACCACCTGACCTTCCTTCAGACCGCCGTGCCCGACCGCGGCAAGAATGGAATCCCAGTCGCGGAATCCGTATTTCTCCTGCACGATCTGCATATACTTCGGCTTCATCAGATCCGAAATGACAAATCCCTTCGCTTTACAGTAGGTGGAGAGCATTTCCTTTCCACGGACAATATTGTCCTCTTTAAACTCTTTCTTGAACCACTGGTTGATCTTATTCTTCGCCTGGGTGCTCTTTACAATATTCAGCCAATCCCGGCTGGGACCCTTGGAATTCTGCGATGTCAGAATCTCGATCCTGTCCCCGTTCTGTATCTTATAATCGATGGTCACCAGTTTCCCGTTCACTCTGGCGCCCACCATCTTGTTTCCTACCGCTGTGTGGATCGCATACGCGAAATCGATCGTCGTCGAGCCGCTCGGCAGATTCTTTACATCTCCGTTCGGCGTAAAGCAATAGATATCTTCCGCAAAAAGATCCAGATCGCCCTTGAGAAGATTTAAGAACTCCCGGTTGTCTGACATATCCTTCTGCCATTCCAGGATCTGGCGGAGCCAGCTTAATTTCTCCTCCTCTTTTGCTTCCACACTCTTCTTTCCGTCATCGGATTCCTTATATTTCCAATGCGCGGCAATTCCGTATTCCGCGGTCTTATGCATCTCTTTTGTCCGAATCTGGATCTCAAAGGGCTGCCCTACCGAACTCATAAGCGTCGTGTGAAGCGACTGGTACATATTGGGCTTCGGCATGGCGATATAATCCTTAAAACGTCCGGGAACCGGAGTATACATCTCGTGGATCACGCCCAGAGCCGCATAGCAGTCCTTGACAGAATCCACAATGATCCGCACGGCAAACAGATCATAGATCTGATCCACCGTCTTATCCTGATTCACCATCTTCTTATATATACTGAAGAAATGCTTCACCCGCCCGTTGACATCGGCCCGGATGTGCGCATTCTCCATATGTCTGGAAACCTCATCCACGATCTGGCGGACAAATTCCTCCCTCTCTGTCTTGCGCGCATTGATCTGTTTTACCAGATCCTGGAATACCTCCGGCTGCGAATATTTCAGCGCCAGATCGTCAAGCTCCGTCTTGATCTTGGAAATACCGAGACGCTGTGCAATGGGCGCATAGATATCCATCGTCTCCTTTGCCTTTTCCAGCTGCTTGGCCGGACGCATAAACTGCAGAGTCCGCATATTGTGCAGACGGTCCGCGAGTTTGATGATAATGACACGAATATCCTTTGCCATGGCAAGGAACATCTTCCTTAGGTTCTCCGCCTGGACCTCCAGCTTATCCGAAGAATACGAGATCTGCCCCAGCTTGGTGACGCCGTCCACAAGAAGCTCCACTTCCGCGCCGAACTCCTGCCTAATCTCCTCGCAGGTCATCACCGTATCCTCCACCACATCGTGGAGCATGCCGGATACGATCGTCTCTTTATCCATCTCCAGATCCGCCAGAATAATACTCACCCAGAGAGGGTGGATAATATAGTCTTCACCGGATTTTCTCTTCTGCCCCTCATGTGCGCCTCTTGCGATGCGGTACGCCTTCTCTATCATAGAAATATCCGTAGATGGATGATATTTCCGAATCCTTTTTATCAAAAGATCGTAAAGTTCATCCGGGTTCTGATAGTCCGCAGGCGCTTTCACCGCATGACCGTCCACAATATCAAGCTGTTTGTTTGTCGGTGCGATCACCGACTCTTCCTGAATGCCGATAACAACGTCTGACATACCTTTCCCCTTCTTCCTTTTCTCTTCCTTTGTTGTCTTTTTGTTTAGTTGCCCGGATACTGAATCACAGCGTCCACTTCATATCCTTCCAGCTTCTCCCGTCCCTTAAGGCCCATAAGCTCCATCAGGCACAGAACTTCCACCACTTCTCCGCCTAAGCCTTCAATCAGAGAGATCATCGCCGCTGCGGTCCCGCCGGTCGCCATAAGGTCATCCACAATGACCACCTTATCTCCCGGTTTGATGGAACGCTTATGAATCTCGATCTCTGCACTTCCATATTCCAGATCATACTTGATGGAAGCCGTCTCACAAGGAAGCTTTCCCTTCTTCCGGATCGGCACGAAAGGCTTATGTAAATTATAAGCGATCGGCATACCGAAAATAAACCCGCGGGACTCCGGTCCCACTACGATATCAAATTCCTTATCTTTCAGCTTCTCCTGCAAAAGTTCAATGGCAAGATGCAGTCCCTCGGCATCTTCCAGGATACTGGTCACATCGCGGAAAATAATTCCTTTCTCCGGGAAATCTGGAATACTTAATACATAATCTTCAATCTTTTTCATTGCTTTCTCCACCTTTAGAATCGACATAAATTTTACAATATCTTATAGTATACCATAATTTAATCAATTTTCAAATTTATTTATAGTTTTGTACCACAATTTGCGGGGTTTTTACGCCCTGGTACTCATTGATATCCGGATAAAAGGTAAATGCCATGACAATTTCACCCGCAGACAGGAGGCTGCCTGATTCCAAGCGCTGCCGCACATAGGCGCCGAACCTCTGACCGACATAATCCATAAAGTCCGGAATATTTCCGAAATACATGGCCGTAAGCCGCTCGCTTCCATCTTCCACCTGCATTTTTAATACGTTTCGGTTTTTCCCCAGAATCCGCGCGTTTCGCACGCTCACCTGCCGCTGGGCAAAGACCGGCTTCGCATTTCCCTTTCCGAAGGGCTCCATAACATGGATCTCCTGCACGAACTCCTCTGTGACATAGCGAAACGGAAGCTGCATATCGATGGAAACTTTCTCTACCAGATCCGCTCTTTGAAGCCCCGACCTGGCATTAATCAGCCTGCGGAATTCTTCCAGATTCTCCTCCGGCATTGAGAGCCCCGCCGCCATCTTATGTCCTCCGAATCTGGTCATGAGATATGCGCACCGGTTGAGCCCTTCGTACATGTGCCAGGACTCGATGGATCTTCCGGAGCCCTTCAGCCCTTCCTCCGCCCTGGTAAGAACAAAGACCGGCCTATAATATTTTTCCCTCACTCGCCCGGCAACGATTCCGGCCAGACTTTCGTGACAATCCGGCAGATAGATCACCAGCACATCGTCTTCCCGTATCTCTGTATTTTCCACCTGAATCAGGGCGTCCTCCACGGCGGCTGCCGTCATGTCTTTGCGGCTGTCGTTTAGCGCTTTTAAATCCCCCGCCAGAACATCGGCCTCCCGGACTGTTTTGGCCTCCAGAAGAGCCAGGGCGCGTTTCGCCGTATCCAGACGTCCGCTGGCGTTCATACATGGTCCCAGCACAAATCCGATATGGTAGGCCGAAAGAGACTCCTTACGCACCCCCGTACACTCGATCAGGGCACGAAGGCCTTTATTCTGTGTGCGTTTCAGCATCTCCAGCCCCTGCCTCACAAAAATGCGATTCTCATCTACCAGGTCCATCACATCACCCACCGTAGCGATGGCAACATTTTCCATCAGATAATCCACGTCGCAGACATCTTTTCCCATGGCTTCAAGCAGCGCTTCCACCAGCTTATATGCCACCGCTGCTCCGCACAGACCCTTAAATGGATATTCACAGTCCCACCGTTTGGGATCGACCACCGCATCTGCCGCGGGAAGCAGATAACGCCGCTCCCCATCCTCCGTTTCCTCATAGGGAACTTCATGATGATCTGTCACCACCACCGTCATTCCCATCTCTTTTGCATAGGCGATCTCCTCACGGGCCGCAATCCCGTTATCACAGGTGATGATCACCTCTATCCCGTCGTCAAGCGCACGCTCAATCAGATGCCGGTTCAGTCCATAGCCGTCCTTCATCCGGTCGGGGATATCACTGTCCACCTCCGCACCCAGCGCG of Roseburia hominis contains these proteins:
- a CDS encoding sodium:alanine symporter family protein, encoding MYDVVNSVVKAINDVVWGWPMIFLLLGTHVFLTFRTGIIQRKIFTGIRLSVAKDPEAEGEVSQFGALTTALASTIGTGNIIGVGTAVALGGPGAVLWCWLTGVFGIATKYSESLIAVKYRVKTEDGRMQGGAMYALEYGLKYKKIGRILALLFAFFAAFASFGIGCATQVNAIATVCKENLGIAPWIVGVVVAAATALVIFGGIKAIANVCERLVPFMAAFYVLGCVIILCMNYDFIIPALVTICTLAFTPGAAAGGLVGSGIMLAMRFGIARGLFSNESGMGSAPIAAAAAQTRNPVRQALVSSTGTFWDTVVVCLMTGLVLVSTIMKNPAINANEITDGGVLTTLAFRQIPVLGPVILVVGIISFAYSTVLGWAYYGERCVEYFGGRHALIPYRLLYVAVAVIAPIVSLNLVWLIADTLNALMAVPNLIAVLALSPVIVRETRKYIGNLDARDETPIPVIKK
- a CDS encoding helix-turn-helix transcriptional regulator; its protein translation is MENQQNFFGDRVKQARKNAGLTQAELAEKVNMDVTTISRIENGAQFTPFPSMLNFSKALNVHFDYLICDYLEAGPDLSNPLDSKILDIISPLPDNYKLFILKEIQNLIQHFPTGE
- the aspS gene encoding aspartate--tRNA ligase; this encodes MAESMMGLRRTHRCAELTEANIGEKVTIMGWVQKNRNKGGLIFVDVRDRSGLVQVVFEEESTDKMILEKAAKLRSEFVVAVVGTVEARSGAVNNNIATGAIEIRPEELRILSESETPPFPIEENSKTKEELRLKYRFLDLRRPDIQRNLMMRSKVATLTRQFLSEEGFLEIETPFLIKSTPEGARDYLVPSRVHPGNFYALPQSPQIFKQLLMCSGYDRYFQIVKCFRDEDLRADRQPEFTQIDMELSFVDVDDVIDVNERLLAKLFSEVLGIEVQLPIQRMTWQEAMDRYGSDKPDIRFGMELQNVTEVVKDCEFAVFKGAIENGGSVRGINAKGQGAMPRKKIDKLVAFAKDYGAKGLAYIALQEDGTVKSSFSKFMKEEEMSALIQAMGGENGDLLLFAADKNKVVWDVLGALRLELARQMELLDKNEYKFIWITEFPLLEWSEEQNRFTAMHHPFTMPMEEDLQYIDSDPGRVRAKAYDIVLNGNEIGGGSVRIFNQEIQSKMFEVLGFTPEQANEQFGFLLNAFKYGVPPHAGLAYGLDRLVMLMAKQDSIRDVIAFPKVKDASDLMTEAPAAVDTKQLEELGLELAKTE
- the hisS gene encoding histidine--tRNA ligase, producing MVMALKKKPVTGMKDMLPKEMEIRDYVIQMIKDTYKTFGFTSMETPCVEHIENLCSKQGGDNEKLIFKILKRGDKLKIDQAKEEIDLVDGGLRYDLTVPLARYYANHANELPSPFKAMQIGNVWRADRPQRGRFRQFMQCDIDILGEPGNLAEIELILATTTMLGKMDFHNFTVCINDRNILKAMAAYSGFREEDFDEVFIILDKMDKIGAEGVGAELQEMGYTQENVDTYLKLFDEISPDVEGIRFLKEKLAGFLDEKVAESMEMIISSVEAAKEADFRMKFDPTLVRGQSYYTGTIFEVTMDEFGGSVAGGGRYDKMIGKFTGQDTPACGFSIGFERIVMLLLENGYELPTKREKKAYLLEKGMPKEGVLKVLEMAKKDREEGKQVLIANMKKNKKFQKDQMIADGYENIVDCYKDSVMSL
- the hemZ gene encoding coproporphyrinogen dehydrogenase HemZ encodes the protein MIQIKCQNERFTYDMYHIVKSFFPDAEINQTVEPEQESLIQIEFDRDSCFFCRQANLSECPVDIHLGGSACLSKGPVDLCLGRQANLRFEVAFSEIEAIEDKREQKRYINKKLYKLLSEMTGEEHAWGDMTGVRPTKMIMEKLEEGRSEQEIIDFMQDTYVVSEKKARLGIEIARREKAQLEKLDYQNGYSLYIGIPFCPTTCSYCSFTSYPVAKWQSRMDEYVDALLKELSYIAEVSKEKKLNTVYMGGGTPTTLSAAQMDRVLTHLERNFSFADLKEFTIEAGRPDSITKEKLEVIYRHGVGRISINPQTMQQRTLDVIGRRHTVEDVVNVFHMARQIGFDNINMDLIAGLPGEHPEEMKDTLRQIRELSPDSLTVHALAMKHGSRLTREKIERQKAMQNESARGADPSLKADEEINNTQMARELEEMIDMAADCAKEMGLAPYYLYRQKNIAGNFENVGYAKVDKAGIYNILIMEEKQSIIAAGAGASTKVVLPYEIDAPGSRNGRKTNMIRIENVKDVGEYISRLDEMIERKGEWLWR
- a CDS encoding MBL fold metallo-hydrolase, with the translated sequence MKVDIIVTGIISTNCYLVWDEETKEGVIVDPAAAPRKLISYIDEQGIQLKAILLTHAHFDHIMGIDKLIQLYGKMPVYVEEEDLELLHTPQLNESTVYTAGYSYAGGDVIHDGDVFHLLGRDFKVIHTPGHTAGGVCYYVAEENILFSGDTLFCCSVGRSDFATSSTSALIRSIKEKLFLLPDETVVYPGHMGATTIGNEKVNNPFV